One window from the genome of Glycine soja cultivar W05 chromosome 12, ASM419377v2, whole genome shotgun sequence encodes:
- the LOC114380507 gene encoding nuclear transcription factor Y subunit A-1-like, with protein MPGKPDTDDWRVERGEQIQFQSSIYSHHQPWWRGVGENASKSSSDDQLNGSIVNGITRSETNDKSGGGVAKEYQNIKHAMLSTPFTMEKHLAPNPQMELVGHSVVLTSPYSDAQYGQILTTYGQQVMINPQLYGMHHARMPLPLEMEEEPVYVNAKQYHGILRRRQSRAKAEIEKKVIKNRKPYLHESRHLHAMRRARGNGGRFLNTKKLENNNSNSTSDKGNNTRANASTNSPNTQLLFTNNLNLGSSNVSQATVQHMHTEQSFTIGYHNGNGLTALYRSQANGKKEGNCFGKERDPNGDFK; from the exons ATGCCAGGGAAACCTGACACTGATGATTGGCGTGTAGAGCGTGGGGAGCAGATTCAGTTTCAGTCTTCCATTTACTCTCATCATCAGCCTTGGTGGCGCGGAGTGGGGGAAAATGCCTCCAAATCATCTTCAGATGATCAGTTAAATGGTTCAATCGTGAATGGTATCACGCGGTCTGAGACCAATGATAAGTCAG GCGGAGGTGTTGCCAAAGAATACCAAAACATCAAACATGCCATGTTGTCAACCCCATTTACCATGGAGAAACATCTTGCTCCAAATCCCCAGATGGAACTTGTTGGTCATTCAGTT GTTTTAACATCTCCTTATTCAGATGCACAGTATGGTCAAATCTTGACTACTTACGGGCAACAAGTTATG ATAAATCCTCAGTTGTATGGAATGCATCATGCTAGAATGCCTTTGCCACTTGAAATGGAAGAGGAGCCTGTTTATGTCAATGCAAAGCAGTATCATGGTATTTTGAGGCGAAGACAGTCACGTGCTAAGGCTGAGATTGAAAAGAAAGTAATCAAAAACAGGAAG CCATACCTCCATGAATCCCGTCACCTTCATGCAATGAGAAGGGCAAGAGGCAACGGTGGTCGCTTTCTCAACACAAAGAAGcttgaaaataacaattctaATTCCACTTCAGACAAAGGCAACAATACTCGTGCAAACGCCTCAACAAACTCGCCTAACACTCAACTTTTGTTCACCAACAATTTGAATCTAGGCTCATCAAATGTTTCACAAGCCACAGTTCAGCACATGCACACAGAGCAGAGTTTCACTATAGGTTACCATAATGGAAATGGTCTTACAGCACTATACCGTTCACAAGCAAATGGGAAAAAGGAGGGAAACTGCTTTGGTAAAGAGAGGGACCCTAATGGGGATTTCAAATAA
- the LOC114380114 gene encoding carotenoid 9,10(9',10')-cleavage dioxygenase 1-like isoform X2, protein MQTYISFKWTGNICCRMIHGLRIKDGKATYVSRFVRTSRLKQEEYFGGSKFMKIGDLKGLFGLLMVNIHMLRTKWKVLDVSYGTGTANTALVYHHGKLLALSEADKPYAIKVFEDGDLQTLGMLDYDKRLGHSFTAHPKVDPFTGEMFTFGYAHTPPYITYRVISKDGYMHDPVPITVSDPIMMHDFAITENYAIFLDLPLIFRPKEMVKNKTLIFSFDSTKKARFGVLPRYAKDEKLIRWFELPNCFIFHNANAWEEEDEVVLITCRLQNPNLDLVGGTAKEKLENFSNELYEMRFNMKTGEASQKKLSASAVDFPRVNESYTGRKQRYVYGTTLDSIAKVTGIIKFDLHAEPDHGKTKLEVGGNVQGLYDLGPGKYGSEAVYVPRVPGTDSEEDDGYLIFFAHDENTRKSFVHVINAKTMSADPVAVVELPHRVPYGFHAFFVTEEQLQEQGKL, encoded by the exons ATGCAAACATATATTTCTTTCAAGTGGACTGGAAATATTTGTTGCAG AATGATTCATGGCTTGCGCATCAAAGATGGAAAAGCTACATATGTTTCCCGTTTTGTGAGAACTTCTCGTCTTAAACAAGAAGAATACTTTGGAGGCTCCAAATTTATGAAG ATTGGAGATCTCAAAGGTCTATTCGGACTCTTAATGGTTAACATACATATGCTGAGAACTAAATGGAAAGTGCTGGATGTTTCTTATGGAACTGGAACAG CTAATACTGCTCTCGTATATCACCATGGGAAACTTCTAGCACTCTCAGAAGCAGATAAACCCT ATGCTATTAAAGTTTTTGAAGATGGTGATTTGCAGACACTTGGCATGCTAGATTATGACAAGAGATTGGGCCACTCCTTCACTGCTCATCCAAAAGTTGACCCATTTACTG GGGAGATGTTTACATTTGGCTATGCACATACACCTCCATATATCACATACAGAGTAATTTCAAAGGATGGTTATATGCATGATCCGGTACCCATAACAGTATCAGATCCCATCATGATGCACGACTTTGCCATCACAGAGAACTACGCAATATTTTTGGATCTTCCTTTGATTTTTAGGCCAAAG GAAATGGTGAAGAATAAGACACTGATATTCTCATTTGATTCAACCAAGAAAGCTCGTTTTGGTGTGCTACCTCGGTATGCTAAGGATGAAAAGCTTATTAGATGGTTTGAGTTACCCAACTGCTTCATATTCCACAATG ccaATGCTTGGGAGGAGGAAGATGAAGTTGTTCTGATCACATGCCGCCTTCAGAATCCAAATTTGGATTTGGTTGGCGGGACTGCCAAGGAAAAGCTTGAAAATTTCTCAAATGAGCT GTATGAAATGAGATTTAACATGAAAACCGGTGAAGCTTCTCAAAAGAAACTATCAGCATCTGCTGTAGATTTTCCTAGGGTGAATGAGAGCTACACTGGAAG GAAGCAACGATATGTATATGGAACCACATTAGACAGCATTGCAAAAGTTACTGGCATTATTAAATTTGATCTGCACGCCGAACCAGATCATGGAAAAACAAAACTTGAAGTTGGAGGAAATGTTCAGGGTCTCTATGACTTGGGACCAGGGAAGTATGGTTCGGAAGCTGTATATGTCCCTCGTGTCCCTGGTACGGATTCTGAAGAAGATGATGgatacttgattttttttgcaCATGATGAAAATACCAG AAAATCTTTTGTGCATGTCATCAATGCAAAAACAATGTCAGCAGATCCTGTTGCAGTGGTCGAATTGCCACATAGAGTTCCATATGGTTTCCATGCCTTCTTTGTGACAGAG GAACAACTGCAAGAGCAGGGGAAACTGTGA